GAATGGTAATGATCGTTTTGGCATTCTTCCTTCTGCAACTAGACATGGCAATTCCTGCCGCAGGAAATTCACCCGTAGACGATCATTCGTTTCAGGTTGTATTCTTTAACACAGGGCAAGTGATCACGGGATCTATCGTGGCCTACTTGATTGGGCAGTTAGTGGATATCCAAGTTTTCCATTTGATCCGTAAAAAAACCAAAAATAAACTTCTATGGCTGAGAGCCACAGGTTCCACGATCTTCTCCCAACTATTGGATTCTTATGTCGTCATCTTTGTTGCGTACTGGGGAACCTATGATTTCCAAACTCTGAATTCTATTTCTTATACCAACTTCTTCTATAAGATCTTTATTGCGATCGGGATCACTCCTTTGATCTACCTCGCCCATTACTGGATCGAAAGATATCTAGGAGAAGACGCTCATAAAATGGCAGAAGCAGCTCTCAAAGAAGGAAAAGAAGAAGTCCAACCTTATCCCGGTTAAAAGTTTGTACAAAGATTCACTGAGAAACTAAGGTCAAAAAAACCAAGACCTTCTACTCTTTGTGGCTCCGTGACTCTGTGCGCCAATTATAACAGTTTTAATAGCACGCAGAGTCGCAAAGACGCCAAGAGTTTTACAATCAGTACAACCAGATCCGGTTTTTCCAAGGGTCTAGATAAGAAGAATACTTACTGGTTTCCGATTCCTTCTCAAATCCAAAGCTTAATAGTTTGGTTTCGAATAAAGGGACCTTCTCCCGATCAATTTTCCAAACGAGGGTGCCGGGAGATACGGGACAGTCTTCCGTTTCTTTACTAAAGATCACTCTTTGGTTTTCGAAAAATAGAAGTTCAGCATGACCAGGACTAAAAACTTGGACTTCTCCGCCGAAAAGTTCAGAATAAAGTTTTGCCGCTTCGGTACAATTTTCGGCCTTTAAACTGGCTCCAAAAAAACTAAGGGAGTGTTGGTCCATGTATTAAGTCTAACCTCCGAAAGCGCAAAACCCGGTATTTATTGGGTTTACGGCCCAATTCAGACTATAATTTTGGAGTTAGGGAAGTTTTCCAAGCATATGAACTCAAATTTGGATTTTGTTCGGATTTTCGATACCACTCTCCGAGACGGAGAACAATGCCCAGGTGCGGCGATGAGCGAGAATGAGAAGATAGAGATCGCACTCCAACTCGCAAAAATGAATGTGGATGTGATCGAAGCAGGTTTCCCGGTTTCTTCTCCCGTCCAATTCCAAGCTGTCCAAAGAATTTCCAGAGAGATCGAAGGTCCAATCATAGCGGCACTCGCAAGAGCTGTCCGTCCTGATCTAGAAGCCGCTGCCAAAGCGATCATTCCCGCTAAAAAAAGAAGAATTCATACTTTTATCGCTTCTTCTCCCATTCATATGAAATTCAAATTAGGAAAGGATGCTTCCGAGGTTTTGAAAATGGCCGTAGAGGCTGTCAAAATCTGCAGAGATCATGTGGATGATGTGGAATTTTCTCCGGAGGATGCCACTCGCTCCGAGCCTGAGTTCCTAAGAGAACTTTGTGAAGCTGTGATAGAAGCTGGTGCGACCACAATCAATATCCCGGACACTGTAGGATATACAACACCGTACGAGTACGGAGAATTATTCAAATTTTTGATCCAAAATGTGAAAGGAAGTGAGAAGGCGATCTTCTCCGCACATTGCCATAATGATCTAGGACTTGCTACTTCCAATAGTTTGGCTGCGATCCAAAACGGAGCAAGACAAGTAGAATGTACTGTAAACGGTATCGGAGAAAGAGCCGGAAATACCGCCATGGAAGAAGTAGTCATGGCACTTCGTACACGTAAGGATAAATTCGGAATACAAACCAGGATCCAAACAGAAGAGATCGCAAAAGCTTCTTACCTGGTGAAAACGATCACCGGAATGGTAGTCCAACCGAATAAAGCGGTTGTGGGCGCAAATGCATTCGCTCATGAGTCAGGAATCCACCAAGACGGTGTTTTGAAAAATAGAGAAACCTATGAGATCATGACTCCTGAAAGTGTTGGGATCCAATCCAACCGTATGGTACTCGGAAGACATAGCGGAAGAGCCGGTTTCAAAGATAGGATCGTTCGTTTAGGATTTAGCCCTCACCCGGAAGAATTAGAAGCAGCCTACCAAAGATTTTTAGAAATTGCAGATCGTAAAAAGGAAATTTTTGACGAGGATATCCGCGCATTATTTGCTGATGAGTCCAGAAAATCTTCCAATGATAAATACGTATTAGAAAGTTTTCATGTAACTACCGGAACTAAGAGTACTCCTACTGCAAGTATCCGACTTTCCATCGAAGGAAATCACAAGGAAGAATCCGCTACGGGCGATGGTCCTGTAGATTCTATCTTTAAGGCAATCCAGAAAGCTACTATCTCCGATGTGGAACTCATTAAGCTCGTGATCTCTCCAGTAACAGAAGGACAAGACGCTTTGGCAGAAGCTTCCGTTACTTTAGAAAAACATGGAGAAAGAGTTGTAGGAAAAGCAAGCTCCACTGATATTATTGAGGCTTGTTCTCAAGCATATATCTCCGCATTAAATCGTTTTTCTATAAATTGAAAAAGTTTTGCCGAATTATGTTCGGTATCTATTTTCAAAATTCCTAGAAAAACCGTTGCCTTTTCCAAATTCAGGTAAAATCCTTTCTCAGTAGAACGACTGTTCTACTCAAATAAAAAGAAAGGCGGACTGTGAATGTCTTCTTTAGATATTTCCCCAATCTTTCGCCCGATATCCATCGGAGCCGAAACTATTCCAAATCGTATTATCATGGGATCCATGCACTTGGGTTTGGAGGGAATGCCCCATACCGCAGATAGAATGGCAGCATTTTATGGCAGAAGGTTCGAAGGAGGTGTTGGACTGATCACCACCGGAGGAATTTCGGTGAATGCGGAAGGAAAAGGTTCTAATATATTTTTTGATTTCCAGAAGGAAGAAGACTGCGTAGAGCTTGAAAAAGTCGCCTCCGTTCTTAAACCAATGGGGATTTTCTGTGCTCAATTATTCCATGCAGGAAGATACGCTTATCACAGAGAACTTGTAGGACCTTCTGCGCTACGCGCACCTATCAATCGATTCATACCAAAAGAGCTTTCAACAGAAGATGCTTGGAGAACCATCCGTGATTTCGGATCTTCCGCATTACGTGCAAAACAAGTAGGCTTCAGAGCGGTAGAAGTTATGGCTTCCGAAGGATATTTGGTAAACCAATTCTTCTCCGAAGTAACAAACAAAAGATCAGACGAATTCGGTGGTTCTCCTGAAAACCGCAGACGATTTGCGATCGAAACAATGAAAGAAGTGCGCAAACAAGTTGGCCCTGGCTTTCCCGTTATCGTTAGAATGTCCGGAATAGATTTGATCCCAGGCAACCCAAGCTTCGAAGAAGTGATCGCACTTGCAACAGAACTAAAGGAAGCGGGAGCGGATGCACTTAATATCGGGATCGGTTGGCATGAATCTCGTATTCCTACCATCTCTCAGTTAGTTCCAAGAGGTGCTTGGGCAAAAATCGCAGGGAAAGTAAAAAACGCAGTTCCAGGAATTCCAATCATCGCTTCCAACAGGATCAATATGCCGGAAACAATCATCCAAGTATTGAATGCCGGAGAAGCTGATATAGTGAGTATGGCAAGGCCATTTTTAGCGGATGCTGATATAGTAAATAAAATCAAAGAAAACCAAACGGAAAGGGTGAATACTTGCGTGGCTTGTAACCAAGCTTGTTTGGATCATACTTTCAAAGAAGAAATGGTTTCTTGTTTAGTAAATCCTTCTGCGAACAGAGAGTTGGAATGGAAATCTCTTCCACAAGCAAAAAGACAAAGAGTGGTAGTAGTCGGTTCCGGTCCTGGAGGAATGGAATCCGCAAGAGTTGCCGCTTTACGTGGACATGAAGTCATTCTTCTAGAAGCTTCTGAAAAATTAGGAGGCCAATTGAATCTGGCAGCTGCTATCCCAGGTAAATTCGAATTTTTTGAAACAATCCGTTATTTCAAAAACGAACTTCCTCGTTTAAAAGTGGATATACGTCTGAACACAAAAGCAGATCTAAAATTGTTAGATGATCTTAAACCGGACGCAGTAATTTTTGCGACAGGCGTTCTTCCTAGAAACTTAAATCTTCCTGGTCTGGACAAAAAACCTCATGCAAGTTATGTAGAGTTCCTGAATGGGACCTTCAAAGCAGGATCCAAGGTAGCCATTATCGGTGGTGGGGGAATCGGTGTAGACGTGGCTCATAAACTCACCGAAGAAAAGGACCCGGATATTCCTACTTATTTTGAGAAGTATAATGTGAACTCTTATACTCAAGCTGCAATCAAACCGGAAACGGCTCATAGGAAAGTTTCTATCTTAAGAAGGAATGGAAAAGTGGGAGCGGGCCTTGGAGCTACTACCTCTTGGGCACTTTTACAAGAATTACAATCCAAAGGTGTGGATTTTCTTTCTTCACTTACTTATAAAGAAGTGAATGATAAAGGACTCGTAATCGAGACCAAAAAAGAAGGAGCAAAAACTTTGGAATGCGATTCTATCATTCTTTGCGCCGGACAAACAAGCGATGCTTCTTTATATGAAATTTTCAGCAAGGAAAGAAGTTCTATCCCTTCTTATCTGATCGGTGGAGCAAAAGATGCTTCCGGAATAGATG
This genomic window from Leptospira neocaledonica contains:
- a CDS encoding queuosine precursor transporter; amino-acid sequence: MQFHRPFKLFFVLGSIFITFLLMAEVTGSKWFQVLIGNKALTMTLGVIPFPITFIVTDLLNEYYGRRGVRYLTLVGMVMIVLAFFLLQLDMAIPAAGNSPVDDHSFQVVFFNTGQVITGSIVAYLIGQLVDIQVFHLIRKKTKNKLLWLRATGSTIFSQLLDSYVVIFVAYWGTYDFQTLNSISYTNFFYKIFIAIGITPLIYLAHYWIERYLGEDAHKMAEAALKEGKEEVQPYPG
- a CDS encoding 2-isopropylmalate synthase, with translation MNSNLDFVRIFDTTLRDGEQCPGAAMSENEKIEIALQLAKMNVDVIEAGFPVSSPVQFQAVQRISREIEGPIIAALARAVRPDLEAAAKAIIPAKKRRIHTFIASSPIHMKFKLGKDASEVLKMAVEAVKICRDHVDDVEFSPEDATRSEPEFLRELCEAVIEAGATTINIPDTVGYTTPYEYGELFKFLIQNVKGSEKAIFSAHCHNDLGLATSNSLAAIQNGARQVECTVNGIGERAGNTAMEEVVMALRTRKDKFGIQTRIQTEEIAKASYLVKTITGMVVQPNKAVVGANAFAHESGIHQDGVLKNRETYEIMTPESVGIQSNRMVLGRHSGRAGFKDRIVRLGFSPHPEELEAAYQRFLEIADRKKEIFDEDIRALFADESRKSSNDKYVLESFHVTTGTKSTPTASIRLSIEGNHKEESATGDGPVDSIFKAIQKATISDVELIKLVISPVTEGQDALAEASVTLEKHGERVVGKASSTDIIEACSQAYISALNRFSIN
- a CDS encoding FAD-dependent oxidoreductase — its product is MSSLDISPIFRPISIGAETIPNRIIMGSMHLGLEGMPHTADRMAAFYGRRFEGGVGLITTGGISVNAEGKGSNIFFDFQKEEDCVELEKVASVLKPMGIFCAQLFHAGRYAYHRELVGPSALRAPINRFIPKELSTEDAWRTIRDFGSSALRAKQVGFRAVEVMASEGYLVNQFFSEVTNKRSDEFGGSPENRRRFAIETMKEVRKQVGPGFPVIVRMSGIDLIPGNPSFEEVIALATELKEAGADALNIGIGWHESRIPTISQLVPRGAWAKIAGKVKNAVPGIPIIASNRINMPETIIQVLNAGEADIVSMARPFLADADIVNKIKENQTERVNTCVACNQACLDHTFKEEMVSCLVNPSANRELEWKSLPQAKRQRVVVVGSGPGGMESARVAALRGHEVILLEASEKLGGQLNLAAAIPGKFEFFETIRYFKNELPRLKVDIRLNTKADLKLLDDLKPDAVIFATGVLPRNLNLPGLDKKPHASYVEFLNGTFKAGSKVAIIGGGGIGVDVAHKLTEEKDPDIPTYFEKYNVNSYTQAAIKPETAHRKVSILRRNGKVGAGLGATTSWALLQELQSKGVDFLSSLTYKEVNDKGLVIETKKEGAKTLECDSIILCAGQTSDASLYEIFSKERSSIPSYLIGGAKDASGIDAKRAMLEGYLAATGIGTEQN